Proteins from a genomic interval of Capsicum annuum cultivar UCD-10X-F1 chromosome 4, UCD10Xv1.1, whole genome shotgun sequence:
- the LOC107868132 gene encoding ribulose bisphosphate carboxylase small subunit, chloroplastic — MASSVMSSAVVATRTNVASNMVAPFTGLKSAVSFPVSRKQNLDITSIASNGGRVQCMQVWPPINKKKYETLSYLPDLSDEQLLKEIEYLLQKGWVPCLEFETEHGFVYREHHMSPGYYDGRYWTMWKLPMFGCTDATQVLNEVQEAKKAYPQVWVRIIGFDNVRQVQCISFIAYKPEGY; from the exons ATGGCTTCTTCTGTTATGTCCTCTGCAGTTGTTGCTACACGCACCAATGTTGCTAGCAACATGGTTGCACCATTCACTGGTCTCAAATCTGCTGTTTCCTTCCCTGTCTCAAGGAAGCAAAATCTTGATATCACTTCAATTGCTAGCAATGGTGGAAGAGTTCAGTGCATGCAG GTGTGGCCACCAATTAACAAGAAGAAGTACGAGACACTCTCATACCTTCCTGATTTGTCTGATGAGCAATTGCTCAAGGAAATTGAGTACCTTTTGCAGAAGGGATGGGTTCCTTGCTTGGAATTCGAGACTGAG CACGGATTTGTTTACCGTGAGCACCACATGTCACCGGGATACTATGATGGCAG ATACTGGACAATGTGGAAGTTGCCCATGTTTGGGTGCACTGATGCCACCCAAGTCTTGAATGAGGTCCAAGAGGCCAAGAAGGCATACCCACAGGTCTGGGTCAGAATCATCGGATTCGACAATGTTCGTCAAGTGCAGTGCATCAGTTTCATTGCCTACAAGCCAGAAGGCTACTAA